The genomic DNA AATGTTCGCAGCGTTACTCGGATTCGGTGTCAGCCTCCTCTGGGCCTGGTTTGGTTTCGAAGAAGCTCTACATCGGATGTCAATTGGCGCGACCGCGGGCGTAACGGACGTCACCATATGGCCCGTGTATTTTCTCGTCCCATTGACCTTCTTACTACTTGCGGCACTTTACATCGTTGAAATGGTAGCGGTTCGGCGCGCTGACGATCCTGAAGAACCACTGGTCAGCGAAACCGCCGACGATATAGAAACAGCCAGCAAGTGATATCACTCAACCTATTAGGTCCCATCAGGAGAACTCTATGACCGTCGAAACTGGGAAACCCCCCGTTAGTACCACCCCGGCCATTTTGCCGGCTGACACAAGAAGCAGGAAACCCACAGCAAAAGCCCTGATCATCGGTTTTGGTTTGATTGCTGTGTGTCTGGTGGGCTTGTTCACTAGTACGTCCAACGCAATGGCAGGCATGTGGTGCGTATTCCTCATGCTCGTCTTGATATTCCTAGCAGTGCCCGTCGCGCTTGCGTTGTCTATTCCCAGTATCGTCGGTGTCTTCGCCATTAGCGGCGCTCCGGCCTCGATGAATATCCTCTCCACAGCCCCGTACAACACGGTGGCAAGCTGGAGCTTCAGCGTCATCCCAGCCTTTATTTTCATGGGCATGCTTCTTACCCAGTCCGGCATGACGACGAGGATCTACACAGCCACAGATCGTTGGTTCTCCTGGCTGCCCGGTGGTATTGGTGTGGGGACCACCGCTGCTGGTGCTGGTCTGGCATCTGTTTCAGGCTCAACCATTGGTATGACTTACACACTGGCGCGAGCTGGTCTTCCGGAAATGTTGCGCATGGGCTACGACAGGCGTATGGCAGTGGGTACAGTGATTATCGCTGGGCTGCCCGGCGCGCTGATTCCGCCCTCGATCCTTCTGGTTGTTTATGCAGGAATCGCTAGTGTTCCAGTGGGACCACAGCTTGTGGCAGGCGCAGTACCGGGCATCCTCATTGCTATCACCTACGCAATCTTTATTCTGATTCTGGCGCTGATCTTCCCCAAGCTTGTCGGACGTACGAAGGACGCCAAAAAGGGCCCGAAAGTGACATGGGGCGAACGCTTCCACTCCCTGGGTCAGGTTTGGGGCTTCCCCGTCATCATGATCGTCTTGTTCGGTGGGCTGTTCTCGGGCGTCTTTACACCTACTGAAGCAGGTGCAGCGGCTGCCCTAACAGCACTTGCCCTGTGTATTTTCTACACTCGCAAGAATCAGCCATTGAAGCAGGTCTCTCAAGCGGCCTTCGCGGCAGTTGCTTCCACGGCAGCGATCTTCTTCATTATGATCGGCGCCGAAATGCTCACGCGACTGCTGGCGATCACTGGCCTTGCCCAAATCGTCACCGACTTCATCGTCGGGATGGGTCTAGGCAGAATCGCGTTCCTGATGATCCTCATCGTGGTCTATATCATCTTGGGCATGTTCTTCGACACCCTGTCGATGATGCTGCTGACGATTCCGATTCTCCTGCCTACCCTCGAAGCGATGGACGTCAACCCACTATGGTTCGGTGTCTTTGTGATTCTTCTCGGCGAACTCGGAATGATCACCCCACCGGTTGGTATTTTGTCCTTCATCGTTCATGGCATCGCGCAGGATCCTGAGGTCAACCAGGGACAAAAGATCAGCCTTGGCGACGTCTTTACATCGCTCGTCTGGTTCCTCCCGGTCTCGGTAGTGTTCCTCATGATTATGATCTTCTTCCCAGAAATGACAGAAGTCTTACCGAATCTCATG from Enteractinococcus fodinae includes the following:
- a CDS encoding TRAP transporter large permease, yielding MLVLIFLAVPVALALSIPSIVGVFAISGAPASMNILSTAPYNTVASWSFSVIPAFIFMGMLLTQSGMTTRIYTATDRWFSWLPGGIGVGTTAAGAGLASVSGSTIGMTYTLARAGLPEMLRMGYDRRMAVGTVIIAGLPGALIPPSILLVVYAGIASVPVGPQLVAGAVPGILIAITYAIFILILALIFPKLVGRTKDAKKGPKVTWGERFHSLGQVWGFPVIMIVLFGGLFSGVFTPTEAGAAAALTALALCIFYTRKNQPLKQVSQAAFAAVASTAAIFFIMIGAEMLTRLLAITGLAQIVTDFIVGMGLGRIAFLMILIVVYIILGMFFDTLSMMLLTIPILLPTLEAMDVNPLWFGVFVILLGELGMITPPVGILSFIVHGIAQDPEVNQGQKISLGDVFTSLVWFLPVSVVFLMIMIFFPEMTEVLPNLMESMSGGAPPE